Part of the Ornithorhynchus anatinus isolate Pmale09 chromosome 8, mOrnAna1.pri.v4, whole genome shotgun sequence genome, ttatcattttcattatcacTCAAATCAAGGGGGCAGGATCCCACCCTGGGTCAGAGTCCTACCTAGTCCTTACTCCCAGCACTGGCCCTGTACTTCCTCGGTGGGACCCACGACTCACCACGGGAAAGCAGGTCATCTGACATTCCTCTTTAGTCTGGAACCTGTTCTTGGAACCTCCGCAGCCACCGTAAATGAAGGGCTCACAGGTGCGAGTGGCCATGTTGAAGTAGTATTGATGGTGTTTCTCTTTGCAGGGGCCCTTTCTCCGTGGGAGCTGGCAGACTGGAGGGATGCCTGGATGCAAGGGGGCAAATTCCTACTCAGCCCCAGGCAGGAGCCTTTGTCTGCCTTGGGCTGACAGTTAGGGCCAGGGATTGCCAAGGGAGAGGCAGAACCTCTGTCTTTGGGACTCCAGGGGGAATTGAGGGTTTTTCTCTCTGGGCATCTGCTTGGCTGGTGGGGAGCTATAGCATAATGGGGAGGCTACAGGAGGTCAGAATGTCCCTCAGGAGGGGAAGGCATCGTTTAAGGAGGTCTTCATGTTGGTGATGGGGCTTTTTGCTGTCTCTAGGATGCCAGAGCAtggcagcagcagccgcagcagttTACATGGATTATTTAATCTGGGTGTGCAATGAGGGCCTTGAACTGTTGGGGAGGAGAAGCTGAAAAGGGCCACCCTATCACTAGCTTTCTCTAGCTGAGTGCTGGCTGGGGCTGTCAGTGTCGGAGACGCGGAGGTGGCTTACCGGAGATCCCACAGGTTGCTAAGCATTTCTCGTGGCTTCCGAACCTGTTCCTGTTGCCACCGCACCCGTTGTAGAAGAAGGGCATACACCGATTCTTAGGAGGGTAGTAGTAATAGCGGAGCACTGGCATTCTTTCCTCCATGGAGGGGCACTGGCCTTTGAGTGGTGGTAGCTGACAGAGCTCGGTGACACCTGTGAGGTGTGGGGGAGAGGCTGAACTTCACCATGTCAAGGGGGTCATTTGTTGAGCCAGAAGGCATGCAGCACTGATCAGAACATTTCTGCTAAGGAAAGGGAGGCAGGTAGAGAATATAGTAGAGCGGGAGGGGAACGGTGACAAGATAGGGAGGTTCATGGGAGAACCTGGCGGTCAGAATTCTGCCACCTCCCCACCATGGACTGACCAGGCACCTCCACCATAATGGAATGGGGGGCCCTTGCAGCCATCCTGCCCTACCCTAGTACAAGGGAAGATGCGCCAGGGAGAGTCCTGGCTCTCACTTTGTGTTCATCCCCCTGGGAGTCGAAGGAAGGAGTCCCCACTTACTTTTCCTTGACCCTACAAGAGTCATCCTGGCCAGGAAGAAGGTGAGAAGGCCCAGGAGGGAGAGGCATCTGGTGCTAGGCTTCATGGTTCTCCTGGGttctagtgggagggagaaaatttatagtgctgggggaaggaagagaagtcaGTCGTGTTCATAACTGGAGTTCTGTGGGTGGCTGCAGGAAGTGGTTCATTCTTCAAAGATGTCTGCCAAATGATGGCTGGAATATTTGGGCACCCAGAATTGGGTGGTGTGCTCAACATCCTCTCTGGCCTAGGCCTCCATAGCTGGGTGGGTGCCACAAACTACGTGGACCCAGAAAGCTCTTCTCccagtaagcttgtcctctagactgtaagcttattgtgggcaggaaacgtgtctgtttattgttaaataccatggactgcccgaaaaacaaaaaaaatggattttggagcaaattaaactaaagtggtctttggaaggcccaaTGACTTGActaagattagcatattttgaacacataatatggaggactaattctctggagaaggcactgatgctaggaaaagtccagggaaaatgtggaagaggcagaccagcacctagatgaatagagaccataacaaagacaatggaaaaaccattagaattgttacggattatggcagaggacaggaccttctggagaaagtatatccatggaatcgctatgaattggaaacgactcgatggtgtttattaataataataatgataataataataatgataaaatgcctcagttacttcatccataaaatgaagattaagacaatGTAccctgccaagggcttagtacagtgctctgcacacagtaagagctcaatagatctgattgactgactgactatcttgtatctaccctagcccttagtacatgcctggaacatagtaagcacttaaacacataccatttaaaaataaaagcagtaGGAGAGCTTCGACCCTGTCAGCCTAAGATGGGTCCTAAAGCCCTCTGTATTTCTCATTCTTTTACTGCAGGTTTTAGGACACTTACTAACTGCCCCCAAGCCTCTGCTCCCCTCTTACTGATACCTCCCTATGGCTCCTCCCAGAGACATGGTCCCTCCCTGAGGCATAGAAGTCCTTGGAGACTAGCCTATCATTCCCTTCCTAGGGTTGGCGGCAGGAAGTCCACATTGAAAACACCTCCATCTGTGTCTCCTCCAGGAATTTGTCTCCCTGGCTTCCCATTTCCCCCGACTTGGGAGCTGTTAGGTCtcctccttgactccactctctcattcaccccacacatccaatccctcaccaaatcctgtcggtctcaccttcacaacattgccaagatcctccctttcctctccatccaaacctctaccctgttagtataatcactcatcctaacttGACTGGattctgcatcaacctcttttctgacctcccagcctcctgtctctccccacttcagtccattcttcactccactgttgggatggattatctttctactgaaatgttcagggcatgtcactcccctcctcaaaaatctccagtggttgcctatcaacctccatatcactattgcctatcaacatcctcactattggcttcaaaactctccatctccttgccccttcttacctcatctcccttctctccttctacatcccagaccacacactccactcctctagtgctaatatTCTCACAGGGCCTTGATCTTGGCTGTCTCACCGGTCGACCCCTgacagtattgaatgaatgaatgaatgaatgaatgaatgaatgaatgaatgaatgaactagaaaaACCTGCAATTGTCTCTGGGTTTCCAGATAGGCTGCTGCAGCTCTGGGCCTCCTTTCTTGAGCATCCTAACCAGACTATGTCCTCTtggtcctctcctctccatcagtGAAAGCTGTCTCTctccagatgacactgtctccctgACTCCTCTACCGATAGGGCATCTTCTTCcattccccaagactcactgggaagggGAAAGCTTTGCTTCCTTTTTTGTTTCCCAGTGCCTCTTTCACAcgaccccacctccccatccttcaCTTTCCCTTCATCTGAAGCCCATAcaatctgcctctaccacccactccagttactagtcatggtcatgagaagcagcatggtgcagtggaaagagcacgggctttggagtcagggctcatgagttcgaatcccagctctgccacttgtcagctgtgtgactgtgggcaagtcacttaacttctctgtgcctcagttccctcatctgtaaaatggggatgaagactgtgagccccacgtgggacaccctgattcccctgtgtttaccccagcgcttagaacagtgctctgcacatagtaagcgcttaacaaataccaacattatatcatctctcccctctcccacctccccatcccccagcccccatctcatgggactttcctttttttctccatccttaaaTGTCTGATGACCTTCCCTCCTGTCCACTTCCTCTTACTCCTCAACTCTACTGACTTCCTGCCCTACCCCACCTAACCCACTCACAAACCCGTTCATATGTTTGCTCTAATAATCTCTGaacactgtacaatctctaacctcaccaactctgaaatccctcttaccacacctgccttttctcctacacaacaaccccttccccccccaataTGTCCTGTTCCCCCATAGAGGCCACTGATCCTTTGACCCCTTCCAGTTCTCTAaagccatcatgccccatttggcatccatacccaaactacctgctAAATGCACAAATTGACAGTCtcagccctgccctctccactcaacttcctcactcccctgtccctctgcctatTTTGTATCACAATCCTGGATCACTTTTACAGATCACTTCCTCCCATCCTGTGTTCAAGCTGTGGAGAACcgctggaggaaatccagggaCTTGATTGATGTTCTCCATCTGAAGTTCACCCTCATCTGCTTTAATTCTGCTCTTCTTTGTCACACGGCAATACTTTTACATCCCTAGTGACTCTCATACCCAATGTCAGCACCAGCTGTACCAGATGTCAAATGCAATCCTCAAAACCCCCGTCCCTCTGTACCCCCAACTCTTTCCCCAATAACCTGGCCATGTATTTTATTGATAAAACTGAagtcatcaggcatgatctccccaaaatgtcccctgcttctctccagtccctgctTCCTCCTGTGCTCTCTTAGATCCtcttatttttttcccagaagTATTTCAAGAAGAGGCATCTCACCTCTTCTCAAAGTCtaagcctgatggtttcaattttcttaataaagtacatggccagatcactggggccaagagatggaggaggtgggcaacaggGAGTTTCAGGAAAAAACTGTCTGAAACAGCTAGTAAGGGCAATAACATGGGAGTCAAaaatgatggagaaataatgtcgcTGCACAAAGGGCAGGGTTAAAGCAGACAAGGATGAACCTAAGGTGGACAGGGTCAGTctaatatctggatttccaccagcagtgcgcTGCAGGTAGTGCACAGGAGGGAAGAAAGCAAACTGTGGAGGTAATCAAGGGCTGAGGGTTAAGGGTTGAGATTGACAAAGGGATaagggagcgagttgagttcagtagagaaggtgatGTTGAGCATGTCAAGGCTAAATGGGGCAGGATGacctgagaaaattggatgggatcaaaagattggaggtcctGAGGTGGAACAAGATAGATTTGCAGGGACAGTGTGTGTGAGGGAGATAAGGAAGGTGAGGATGTGGTcagacagagggatttcagagttggtgagggtagagattgtacagtgagaTGATGAGGTCGAGTGTGTATCCTCGActactcagctgctttcaacaccctggaccacctccttctggaaatattaaccaaccttggcttcagtgacactgtcctttcccagtTCCCCTTATATCTCTCTGGTGGctcattttcagtttcttttgtggacttcttctctgcttctcaccctTGAATAGTGGGAGTACCTCAAGCCTAAGTTTTTGatacccttctactctccatctacacccactccattagggaactcattcgctcctatggcttcaactaccatctctacatcgATGCTTCTCAAATCTACTTCTCTATCcttgacctctcttctctgcagtctcagatgttcctcctgccttcagggcatctttgCCTGGATAAACTGTCATCTCAAAccaaacatgcccaaaacagaactcctcttcttcccacccaaaaccagaCCTCCCCCTGTTTTTTCtaccactgtaaaaaaaaaagtggtacttgttaagtacgtaatatgtgccaagcactgtactaaacactggggtaggtacaagataactgggtctcacatgaggctcacaattttagcagaagggagaacaggttttgaaactccatttgcagatgagagaactgagggacagagaagttaagtgacatgtcccagGTCACAGAAGAGATAAGTGACAGAAttaagattagaacctacgtcctataactcccaggtccatgttctttccattaggtcatattATTTCTCTAAATTGTCAATACCACTaccttccttgtctcacaagtccgcaaACTTGGCATTTTTCTCAACTCATGTCTGttgttctacccacatattcaccaaatcctgtcagttcttccttcacagaaTCActtaaatttgccctttcctctccatccaaacggcttctAGACTGGTCCAACCACttttcccatcctgccttgactactgcatcagccttctcactaacctccctaccttatgtctctcccagctccagtccatgCAACACTCTGTTgcacagatcgtttttctacaaaaagatcAGCCCACATCATCtcgccattcctcaagaatctccagtggctgaccattcccttct contains:
- the LOC114813694 gene encoding tissue factor pathway inhibitor, with amino-acid sequence MKPSTRCLSLLGLLTFFLARMTLVGSRKSVTELCQLPPLKGQCPSMEERMPVLRYYYYPPKNRCMPFFYNGCGGNRNRFGSHEKCLATCGISGIPPVCQLPRRKGPCKEKHHQYYFNMATRTCEPFIYGGCGGSKNRFQTKEECQMTCFPVGAEEASE